A region of Coccinella septempunctata chromosome 5, icCocSept1.1, whole genome shotgun sequence DNA encodes the following proteins:
- the LOC123313178 gene encoding probable RNA-binding protein EIF1AD, with amino-acid sequence MWVKPGRFVIIQPIQEGVKVKGEIVRVLITQHIKYYKEDKIWPAAFYEKPELEESDDDNDDGIPRNSNRVQAMIEISSGNDSSEDDPSDSDQSDDDSVGET; translated from the coding sequence ATGTGGGTTAAACCTGGTAGGTTCGTCATAATACAACCTATTCAGGAAGGTGTTAAGGTCAAAGGTGAAATTGTTAGAGTTTTGATCACCCAACATATAAAGTATTACAAGGAAGACAAAATATGGCCTGCTGCGTTCTATGAAAAACCAGAATTGGAGGAAAGTGATGATGATAACGACGATGGTATCCCAAGGAATAGTAACAGAGTACAAGCAATGATCGAAATCTCCAGTGGCAATGATTCTAGTGAAGATGATCCCAGTGACAGTGATCAAAGCGACGATGATAGTGTTGGTGAAACGTAA